From a single Ascaphus truei isolate aAscTru1 chromosome 2, aAscTru1.hap1, whole genome shotgun sequence genomic region:
- the LOC142488597 gene encoding uncharacterized protein LOC142488597 — protein MLFFYIVAPAAPGSPDTEHVSSPGSSRSSSRMEEPDVAAQGQIHSSDHEDVDTPGLTQHSSPPARDTYSAIAASEERILGEENSRHSEMMSVLERMLSLHERMHERSISELSQIQKVIIQVPKEIQNVNRTLQALVLTESQSNQLRSTAREQQFHFTPSENGSLHAATFSPESSVLHSPVLDDTGTVGASSVQVPVNIQPLTSVQPTPTNETRKRKLGQQLLITSFWKKIKTPKQENAPPSVLQCLSTVSQLPQPTPSAPEVPQPTLSVPEVPQPTPSVPEVQLPTTSAPEVPQPTLSAPEVQQPTPSAPEVQQPTPSATELPQASTSLTVKARVLGRGKRKHNSQQEGL, from the exons atgttattcttctatatagttgctcctgcagctcctgggtcacctgacactgaacatgtctcatcacctggctcatcaaggtcatcatcaagaatggaag aaccagatgttgccgctcaaggacaaattcactcaagtgaccatgaagatgttgacactcctggattaacccagcattcaagtcctcctgctcgtgacacctactcagctattgcagcttctgaagaacgaatcttgggtgaagaaaatagtcgccattcagaaatgatgtcagtgcttgaaaggatgctgtcactgcatgaaaggatgcatgaaaggtcaatatcagaactgtcacaaattcaaaaagtcatcatccaagttcctaaagaaatccagaatgtaaacaggacattacaagcactagttctcacTGAAAGCCAATCAAATCAGTtgcggagtacagcaagagaacaacaattccactttaccccatcagagaatggatctttacatgctgctactttttctcctgagtcatcagttcttcattccccagttctggatgataccggtacagtaggtgccagttctgtgcaggtccctgtcaacatccaaccgcttacatctgttcaaccgacacctacaaatgagacacgcaaaagaaagttagggcaacaattactaataaccagcttttggaaaaagattaaaacaccaaaacaagaaaatgCTCCACCATcagtcttgcaatgtttatcaactgtttcacaactgccacagccaacacccagtgcccctgaagtgccacagcccacacttagtgtccctgaagtgccacagcccacacccagtgtccCTGAAGTGCAACTGCCCAcaaccagtgcccctgaagtgccacagcccacacttagtgcccctgaagtgcaacagcccacacccagtgcccctgaagtgcaacagcccacacccagtgccacagaactgccacaggccagtacaagtcttacagttaaggccagagtactaggcagagggaaaaggaaacacaacagccaacaagaaggcctgtga